From Thioalbus denitrificans, a single genomic window includes:
- a CDS encoding methyltransferase domain-containing protein: MRRQTASAVFELCWESGLARHTDITCTDSLNLWRDYLPPGLEALAESGPGTRLETRLPKEEPVPPRSRDRVVSVAPEQFDRHFRRGMTIEPRLGRFYPVGILQRLPGYSRGDRMPCRCVALEEKRLRFDLNHPLAGRDLRLAGELVARHDGGGPERGGLARDWALEAASGGPGMQALEPDLEVDFRSDDPFARLDEEPDERFYAIPRLAHHLDDTALARLSAFHGRMLRPGGRVLDLMSSWTSHLPGTLALERLTGLGMNREELEANPRLDERLVHDLNADPRLPFADESFDAVLCALSVEYLVRPRELFREVRRVLRPGGAFLVTFSNRWFPGKAIQLWPQLHEFERMGLVLAWFRDAGGFGELETWSLRGLPRPGDDKYSARLGASDPLFAVWGRRTGEAV; this comes from the coding sequence ATGCGCCGACAGACCGCCAGCGCCGTGTTCGAGCTGTGCTGGGAGAGCGGGCTGGCCCGCCACACCGACATCACCTGCACCGACAGCCTGAACCTCTGGCGCGACTACCTGCCGCCGGGACTCGAGGCACTGGCGGAATCCGGGCCGGGCACACGCCTGGAAACGCGCCTGCCGAAGGAGGAGCCGGTGCCGCCCCGCAGCCGCGACCGGGTGGTGAGCGTGGCGCCGGAGCAGTTCGATCGCCACTTCCGCCGCGGCATGACCATCGAGCCGCGCCTGGGGCGCTTCTATCCCGTGGGCATCCTGCAGCGACTCCCCGGCTACTCCCGCGGGGACCGCATGCCCTGCCGCTGCGTGGCGCTGGAGGAGAAGCGGCTGCGCTTCGATCTCAACCACCCCCTGGCAGGGCGCGACCTGCGCCTGGCCGGGGAGCTGGTGGCCCGGCACGATGGGGGCGGACCGGAACGCGGCGGACTGGCGCGGGACTGGGCGCTGGAAGCCGCCAGCGGCGGACCGGGGATGCAGGCGCTGGAGCCGGACCTGGAAGTGGACTTCCGGTCCGACGATCCCTTCGCGCGCCTGGACGAGGAGCCCGACGAGCGCTTCTACGCCATCCCGCGCCTGGCGCACCACCTGGACGACACCGCGCTGGCCCGCCTCAGCGCCTTCCACGGGCGCATGCTCCGGCCCGGCGGGCGGGTGCTGGACCTCATGAGCAGCTGGACCTCGCACCTGCCCGGAACCCTCGCGCTCGAGCGCCTGACCGGGCTGGGCATGAACCGGGAGGAGCTGGAGGCCAACCCGCGCCTCGACGAGCGCCTCGTGCACGATCTCAACGCCGACCCGCGGCTGCCCTTCGCCGACGAGAGTTTCGACGCGGTCCTCTGCGCCCTCTCGGTGGAGTACCTGGTGCGGCCGCGGGAGCTGTTCCGGGAGGTGCGCCGGGTGCTGCGCCCGGGCGGCGCCTTCCTGGTCACCTTCTCCAACCGCTGGTTCCCGGGCAAGGCGATCCAGCTCTGGCCGCAGCTGCACGAGTTCGAGCGCATGGGCCTGGTGCTGGCCTGGTTCCGCGACGCCGGCGGTTTCGGGGAGTTGGAGACCTGGTCCCTGCGCGGCCTCCCGCGGCCCGGGGATGACAAGTACAGCGCCCGGCTGGGCGCCTCCGATCCCCTGTTCGCCGTCTGGGGCCGCCGGACCGGGGAGGCCGTATAA
- a CDS encoding FKBP-type peptidyl-prolyl cis-trans isomerase has product MTHQTTPAGLVIEDLETGTGALATGRGQTVRVHYTGWLADGTRFDSSRERGEPFSFPLGVEFVIRGWDEGVPGMRVGGTRRLTVPPELGYGSRGAGNVIPPDATLVFEVELLDISE; this is encoded by the coding sequence ATGACCCATCAGACCACCCCCGCGGGACTGGTGATCGAGGATCTCGAGACCGGCACCGGCGCCCTGGCCACCGGCCGCGGCCAGACGGTGCGCGTCCACTACACCGGCTGGCTGGCCGACGGCACCCGCTTCGACTCCAGCCGCGAGCGCGGCGAGCCCTTCAGCTTCCCGCTGGGGGTGGAGTTCGTCATCCGCGGCTGGGACGAGGGGGTGCCGGGCATGCGGGTGGGCGGCACCCGCCGCCTGACCGTGCCGCCGGAGTTGGGCTACGGCTCCCGCGGCGCCGGCAACGTGATTCCGCCCGACGCCACGCTGGTGTTCGAGGTGGAGCTGCTCGACATCTCCGAGTGA
- a CDS encoding PA0069 family radical SAM protein, whose product MSAPPHRPVRGRGALTNPDNRFSAEARAAVDDGWGSLEAPPGPIATTLERDTSRTVISRNDSPDVPFDRSVNPYRGCEHGCVYCYARPTHAWLGYSPGLEFETRLLYKPDAPEQLAAELAAPGYRPAPLMLGANTDAYQPVERELRLTRRVLEVLAEARHPLFVVTKSALVERDLDLLAGLAERNLARVVVSLTTLDPELARRLEPRAATPARRLETIRRVTAAGVPVSVLAAPVIPVLTDPELERLLAAARAAGARHAGYVLLRLPHETRELFDDWLRTHAPLQAEHVLSRIRDSRGGKAYDADFGTRMRGSGPFADLIRQRFRLAARRLGYTDPEPLACDLFRRPSPGGQLGLF is encoded by the coding sequence ATGAGCGCCCCTCCCCACCGTCCGGTCCGCGGCCGCGGCGCCCTGACCAACCCGGACAACCGCTTCTCCGCCGAGGCGCGCGCGGCGGTGGACGACGGCTGGGGCAGCCTGGAGGCGCCGCCGGGGCCGATCGCCACCACCCTGGAGCGGGACACCAGCCGCACCGTCATCAGCCGGAACGACTCGCCCGACGTGCCCTTCGACCGCTCGGTGAACCCCTACCGTGGCTGCGAGCACGGCTGCGTCTACTGCTACGCCCGCCCCACCCACGCCTGGCTCGGCTACTCCCCCGGGCTCGAATTCGAGACCCGGCTGCTGTACAAGCCCGACGCTCCCGAACAGCTGGCCGCCGAGCTGGCCGCGCCCGGTTACCGCCCCGCGCCCCTGATGCTGGGCGCCAACACCGACGCCTACCAGCCGGTGGAGCGGGAGCTGCGCCTCACCCGGCGGGTGCTGGAGGTGCTGGCGGAGGCCCGCCACCCCCTGTTCGTGGTGACCAAGTCGGCGCTGGTGGAGCGCGACCTCGACCTGCTGGCCGGACTGGCGGAGCGGAACCTGGCCCGGGTGGTGGTCTCCCTCACCACCCTGGACCCGGAGCTGGCCCGGCGCCTCGAGCCCCGCGCGGCCACGCCGGCGCGGCGGCTGGAGACCATCCGCCGGGTCACCGCCGCCGGGGTGCCGGTGAGCGTGCTGGCGGCGCCGGTGATCCCGGTGCTGACCGACCCGGAGCTGGAGCGGCTGCTGGCCGCGGCCCGGGCGGCCGGCGCCCGCCATGCCGGCTACGTGCTGCTGCGCCTGCCCCACGAGACCCGGGAGCTGTTCGACGACTGGCTGCGGACCCACGCGCCGCTGCAGGCGGAGCACGTGCTGAGCCGTATCCGCGACAGCCGCGGCGGCAAGGCCTACGACGCCGATTTCGGCACCCGCATGCGCGGCAGCGGCCCCTTCGCCGACCTCATCCGCCAGCGCTTCCGCCTCGCCGCCCGGCGCCTCGGCTACACCGACCCTGAGCCGCTCGCCTGCGATCTTTTCCGTCGGCCCTCCCCGGGCGGCCAGCTGGGGCTGTTCTGA
- a CDS encoding SDR family oxidoreductase yields MPSVLITGASRGLGLEWARQYAGAGWRVFASARHPLESRELQALAAAHDNLTTHRLDVTRDDEIRALAWDLAEEPLDLLVNNAGAYFEKYVPDGLGRIRYDHWEETFRVNTLGPVRVTEAFVEHLARGDGRLVAAVTSHMGSIHDITAPGDYAYRSSKAALNAAMKGLAHELEPRGIGVLLLHPGWVRTRMGGPDGRLDCETSVRAMRERVASYTPAWNARFLRYDGTEIPW; encoded by the coding sequence ATGCCGAGCGTGCTCATCACCGGCGCCAGCCGCGGACTGGGACTGGAGTGGGCCCGGCAGTACGCCGGGGCCGGCTGGCGCGTGTTCGCCAGCGCGCGCCACCCGCTGGAGTCCCGGGAACTGCAGGCGCTCGCCGCCGCCCACGACAACCTCACCACCCACCGCCTGGACGTGACCCGCGACGACGAGATCCGGGCCCTGGCCTGGGATCTGGCGGAAGAACCGCTGGATCTCCTGGTCAACAACGCCGGCGCCTACTTCGAGAAGTACGTACCCGACGGCCTCGGCCGCATCCGCTACGACCACTGGGAGGAGACCTTCCGCGTCAACACCCTGGGCCCGGTGCGGGTCACCGAGGCCTTCGTGGAACACCTGGCCCGCGGCGATGGGCGGCTGGTGGCGGCCGTCACCAGCCACATGGGCAGCATCCACGACATCACAGCGCCGGGAGACTACGCCTACCGCTCCAGCAAGGCGGCGCTCAACGCTGCCATGAAGGGCCTCGCCCACGAGCTCGAGCCGCGCGGCATCGGCGTGCTCCTGCTCCATCCCGGCTGGGTCCGCACCCGCATGGGCGGCCCCGACGGCCGCCTCGACTGCGAGACCAGCGTCCGCGCCATGCGCGAACGGGTGGCCAGTTACACCCCCGCCTGGAACGCCCGCTTCCTCCGCTACGACGGCACCGAAATCCCCTGGTAG
- a CDS encoding formylglycine-generating enzyme family protein, whose product MDQGYRCPLFALLLFLHPPAPAWATGTQPAGGEGGDAGPATEIFHVRNGMGGFEVPVAQVERVETAGAEVVLTTIWGERLTGVLDPAVQTRPRAGGEAREVPVDPNGRPRHDAGGAALAGPDLLEFRNGDRLRVRIVDGDYLIKTAQGMQMLHRDQLRTLGLAGGSETAEERAQVMARFNTPGAMARGELINGRIAARSAYGQSLSLPVHAVNRVMFDALPADLTPAESRALLEAPWRLAGRTFHDRLPGGDSGPELVVLRGGRFLRGDLMGDGDLDEQPVSDISLEHPFAIGLHEVTFADYDRFCTAAARPCPGDSGWGRGDRPVVNVTWEDARAYTAWLSEQTGKRYRLPTDAEWEYAARGGTTTRYWWGSEAGTARANCAGCDGLWDGERSAPVGEFPPNPFGLYDTAGNVWEWVADCYHDTFANAPADGGALDKPGCGKRVIRGGAWSFPPQEMRSANRWRDFPSRQSDDTGFRVLRELDF is encoded by the coding sequence ATGGATCAAGGGTATCGTTGTCCGCTGTTTGCACTGCTTCTGTTCCTGCACCCGCCGGCCCCGGCCTGGGCCACCGGAACGCAGCCCGCGGGCGGGGAGGGCGGCGACGCCGGGCCGGCGACCGAGATCTTCCACGTCCGCAATGGCATGGGGGGCTTCGAGGTGCCCGTGGCGCAGGTGGAGCGGGTGGAGACGGCCGGGGCGGAAGTCGTCCTGACGACGATTTGGGGCGAGCGCCTGACGGGGGTCCTGGACCCCGCCGTCCAGACCCGGCCCCGGGCGGGCGGGGAGGCGCGCGAGGTTCCCGTCGACCCGAACGGGCGGCCGCGGCATGACGCCGGGGGAGCGGCGCTCGCCGGCCCGGACCTGCTGGAGTTCCGCAACGGGGATCGCCTGCGGGTGCGGATCGTCGACGGGGACTACCTGATCAAGACCGCCCAGGGCATGCAGATGCTGCACCGGGACCAGTTGCGGACCCTGGGCCTGGCCGGCGGCAGCGAGACGGCGGAGGAGCGGGCGCAGGTGATGGCCCGGTTCAACACCCCGGGCGCCATGGCCCGGGGCGAGCTCATCAACGGCCGCATCGCCGCCCGCTCGGCCTACGGCCAGTCGCTGTCGCTGCCGGTCCATGCGGTGAACCGCGTGATGTTCGATGCCTTGCCCGCCGATCTCACCCCGGCGGAGTCGCGCGCGCTGCTGGAGGCGCCGTGGCGGCTGGCCGGCCGGACCTTCCACGACCGTCTGCCGGGGGGCGACAGCGGCCCCGAGCTGGTGGTGCTGCGGGGTGGGCGCTTCCTGCGCGGTGACCTGATGGGTGATGGCGACCTCGACGAGCAGCCGGTCAGCGACATCAGCCTCGAGCATCCCTTCGCCATCGGCCTGCACGAGGTCACCTTCGCCGACTACGACCGTTTCTGCACCGCCGCCGCCCGTCCCTGTCCCGGGGACAGCGGCTGGGGCCGGGGCGACCGGCCGGTGGTGAACGTCACCTGGGAGGATGCCCGGGCCTACACCGCCTGGCTCAGCGAACAGACCGGCAAGCGCTACCGGCTGCCCACCGACGCCGAATGGGAGTACGCCGCCCGGGGCGGGACCACCACCCGCTACTGGTGGGGCAGCGAGGCCGGCACCGCCCGGGCCAACTGCGCCGGCTGCGACGGGCTCTGGGACGGCGAGCGCAGCGCGCCGGTGGGCGAGTTTCCCCCCAACCCCTTCGGGCTCTACGACACCGCCGGCAACGTCTGGGAGTGGGTGGCCGACTGTTACCACGACACCTTCGCCAACGCGCCCGCCGACGGCGGCGCCCTGGACAAGCCGGGCTGCGGCAAGCGGGTCATCCGCGGCGGCGCCTGGAGCTTCCCGCCCCAGGAGATGCGCTCCGCCAACCGCTGGCGCGACTTCCCCAGCCGCCAGAGCGACGACACCGGCTTCCGCGTCCTGCGCGAGCTGGATTTCTAG
- a CDS encoding NUDIX domain-containing protein: MGPVHILSAGVVVVRRWPDGWRFLLLRAWGNWDFPKGEVEAGEVPLAAARREVAEETGLTELGFRWGEGWFETAPYGRGKVARYYLAEARQGEVTLPLNPGLGRAEHHEYRWVAGDAAGQLLPARLQPALEWARATLRREGGTESTPVHEPDS, translated from the coding sequence ATGGGGCCTGTTCACATCCTTTCCGCGGGCGTGGTGGTGGTGCGGAGGTGGCCGGACGGCTGGCGCTTCCTGCTGCTGCGCGCCTGGGGCAACTGGGACTTCCCCAAGGGCGAGGTGGAGGCGGGCGAAGTCCCGCTGGCCGCCGCCCGCCGGGAGGTGGCGGAGGAGACCGGGCTGACGGAGCTCGGGTTCCGCTGGGGAGAAGGGTGGTTCGAGACGGCCCCCTATGGCCGGGGAAAGGTGGCACGCTACTACCTGGCGGAAGCGCGCCAGGGCGAGGTGACCCTGCCGCTCAATCCCGGGCTGGGCCGCGCGGAGCACCACGAATACCGCTGGGTTGCCGGGGATGCCGCCGGGCAGTTGCTGCCGGCGCGGCTGCAGCCCGCCCTGGAGTGGGCGCGGGCCACCCTGCGGCGTGAGGGCGGGACCGAATCCACGCCCGTCCATGAACCTGATTCCTGA
- a CDS encoding THUMP domain-containing protein yields MQVHDWNAVITVREGGFRAALTLLAALGTVARTPFYNVLVMRCDAPLELLPAVEAAALAAPALAAALARVVPVERTFGFQSPASFEAQAREVAGAWLERLGNSRFHVRMHRRGFHGRLSSQAEEQFLDHFLLEALEARGAPARIDFSDPDAILAVETVGQRAGLSLWSRAAIARHPLLGLD; encoded by the coding sequence ATGCAGGTTCACGACTGGAATGCGGTGATCACCGTGCGGGAAGGCGGTTTCCGCGCCGCGCTGACGCTGCTCGCCGCCCTGGGCACGGTGGCGCGCACACCCTTCTACAACGTCCTGGTGATGCGCTGCGACGCCCCGCTGGAGCTGCTGCCCGCCGTGGAGGCGGCCGCCCTCGCGGCGCCGGCCCTGGCCGCAGCGCTCGCCCGCGTGGTGCCGGTGGAGCGGACCTTCGGCTTCCAGAGCCCGGCGAGCTTCGAGGCACAGGCCCGGGAGGTCGCCGGGGCGTGGCTCGAACGCCTGGGCAACAGCCGCTTCCACGTGCGCATGCACCGGCGCGGCTTCCACGGCCGTCTCTCCAGCCAGGCCGAGGAGCAGTTCCTCGATCACTTCCTGCTCGAGGCCCTGGAGGCCCGGGGCGCGCCGGCCCGCATCGACTTCAGCGATCCCGACGCCATCCTGGCGGTGGAGACAGTGGGACAGCGGGCGGGGCTGTCGCTGTGGTCCCGGGCGGCGATCGCACGCCATCCGCTGCTGGGGCTCGACTGA
- the rtcA gene encoding RNA 3'-terminal phosphate cyclase, with translation MRETRPMQEFLTIDGSQGEGGGQILRTALALALCRGRAIRLIRIRAARARPGLRPQHLAAVKAAALLSDARVEGAEPGSMELRFTPGPVRPGEYRFDIGTAGSTTLVLQTLLPALATAPRSSRLVLEGGTHNPLAPSFAFLERAYLPLLRRMGARVAARLVRPGFYPAGGGCLEVEIEPAAALSPLVLEERGPLLGIRAHVLIARLPHHIAERELAVLARSLDPPPEAGWVEAVTAGRGPGNAVVVEVESREITEIFTGFGERGVPAETVAAGVAGAVRRYLAAGVPVGEHLADQLLLPLALAGGGALRTLRPTRHTLTNMAVIERFLPLRFRSEEIAADDWRITLAGD, from the coding sequence GTGCGCGAGACCCGCCCCATGCAGGAGTTCCTCACCATCGACGGTTCCCAGGGCGAGGGGGGCGGCCAGATCCTGCGCACCGCGCTCGCCCTCGCCCTGTGCCGCGGCCGGGCCATCCGGCTGATCCGCATCCGCGCCGCCCGCGCCCGCCCGGGGCTGCGCCCCCAGCACCTGGCAGCGGTGAAGGCCGCGGCGCTGCTCAGCGACGCCCGGGTGGAGGGGGCGGAGCCCGGGTCGATGGAGCTGCGCTTCACGCCGGGTCCGGTGCGGCCCGGCGAGTACCGGTTCGACATCGGCACCGCCGGCAGCACCACCCTGGTGCTGCAGACCCTGCTCCCGGCCCTGGCCACCGCGCCGCGCTCCAGCCGCCTGGTGCTGGAGGGCGGCACCCACAACCCCCTCGCCCCGAGCTTCGCCTTCCTCGAGCGGGCCTACCTGCCGCTGCTGCGCCGGATGGGCGCCCGGGTCGCGGCGCGCCTGGTGCGACCGGGCTTCTACCCCGCCGGGGGTGGCTGCCTGGAGGTGGAAATCGAACCCGCCGCCGCCCTCTCCCCCCTGGTGCTGGAGGAGCGCGGGCCGCTGCTGGGCATCCGCGCCCATGTGCTGATCGCCCGCCTGCCCCACCATATCGCCGAGCGCGAGCTGGCGGTCCTGGCCCGGAGCCTCGATCCGCCGCCGGAGGCCGGCTGGGTGGAGGCCGTGACCGCCGGCCGCGGACCCGGCAATGCCGTGGTGGTGGAGGTGGAGAGCCGGGAGATCACCGAGATCTTCACCGGCTTCGGGGAACGGGGAGTGCCGGCGGAGACGGTGGCGGCCGGAGTGGCCGGGGCGGTGCGCCGGTACCTGGCGGCCGGCGTGCCGGTGGGCGAGCACCTGGCGGACCAGCTGCTCCTGCCCCTGGCGCTGGCCGGCGGCGGGGCCCTGCGCACCCTGCGCCCGACCCGGCACACGCTCACCAACATGGCGGTGATCGAACGCTTCCTGCCGCTGCGCTTCCGTAGCGAGGAGATTGCCGCGGACGACTGGCGCATCACCCTTGCGGGCGACTGA